A single region of the Mus caroli chromosome 16, CAROLI_EIJ_v1.1, whole genome shotgun sequence genome encodes:
- the Tfg gene encoding protein TFG isoform X1, whose protein sequence is MNGQLDLSGKLIIKAQLGEDIRRIPIHNEDITYDELVLMMQRVFRGKLLSNDEVTIKYKDEDGDLITIFDSSDLSFAIQCSRILKLTLFVNGQPRPLESSQVKYLRRELIELRNKVNRLLDSLEPPGEPGPSTSIPENDTVDGREEKPAASDSSGKQSTQVMAASMSAFDPLKNQDEINKNVMSAFGLTDDQVSGPPSAPTEDRSGTPDSIASSSSAAHPAAVQPQQPPYTGAQTQAGQIEGQMYQQYQQQAGYSAQQPQAPPQQYGVQYSASYSQQTGPQQPQQFQGYGQQPTSQAPAPAFSGQPQQLPAQPPQQYQASTYPPQTYTTQTSQPANYTVPPGSQPGMAPSQPGAYQPRPGFTPSPASTMAPPSSGANPYARNRPPFGQGYAQPGPGYR, encoded by the exons ATGAACGGACAGTTGGACCTAAGTGGGAAGCTGATTATCAAAGCTCAACTTGGGGAAGATATCCGACGAATTCCCATTCATAATGAAGACATTACTTACGATGAATTAGTGCTAATGATGCAGCGAGTCTTCAGAGGAAAGCTTCTGAGTAATGATGAAGTTACAATAAAGTATAAGGATGAAG ATGGAGATCTTATAACAATTTTTGATAGTTCTGACCTTTCCTTTGCAATTCAGTGTAGTAGAATACTGAAACTGACATTATTTG ttaatgGCCAGCCAAGACCTCTTGAATCAAGTCAGGTGAAATATCTTCGTCGAGAACTGATAGAACTTCGAAATAAAGTGAATCGCTTATTGGATAGCTTAGAGCCACCTGGAGAACCAGGACCTTCCACCAGTATTCCTGAAAATG ATACTGTGGATGGTAGGGAAGAGAAGCCTGCTGCTTCTGACTCTTCTGGGAAACAGTCAACTCAGGTTATGGCAGCAAGTATGTCAGCTTTTGATCCTCTGAAAAACCAAGATGAAATCAACAAAAATGTCATGTCAGCCTTTGGATTAACAGATGACCAGGTTTCAG GCCCACCCAGTGCTCCTACAGAAGACCGCTCCGGAACACCTGACAGcattgcttcttcctcctcagcaGCACACCCAGCAGCAGTTCAGCCACAGCAGCCTCCCTATACAGGAGCTCAGACACAAGCAGGTCAGATTGAAG GTCAGATGTACCAGCAGTACCAGCAGCAGGCTGGCTACAGTGCCCAGCAGCCTCAGGCCCCTCCTCAGCAGTATGGTGTTCAGTACTCAG CTAGTTACAGCCAGCAGACTGGACCCCAACAACCTCAGCAGTTCCAGGGATATGGCCAACAACCAACTTCCCAGGCACCGGCTCCTGCCTTTTCTGGCCAGCCACAACAACTGCCTGCTCAACCACCACAGCAGTACCAGGCGAGCACTTACCCTCCACAAACTTATACTACCCAAACATCTCAACCTGCCAACTATACTGTTCCCCCTGGCTCTCAGCCTGGAATGGCTCCAAGCCAACCTGGTGCTTACCAACCAAGACCAGGTTTCACACCATCTCCTGCAAGTACCATGGCCCCTCCTTCCAGTGGGGCTAACCCTTATGCTCGTAACCGTCCTCCTTTTGGTCAGGGGTATGCCCAACCTGGACCTGGTTATCGATAA
- the Tfg gene encoding protein TFG isoform X2, with the protein MNGQLDLSGKLIIKAQLGEDIRRIPIHNEDITYDELVLMMQRVFRGKLLSNDEVTIKYKDEDGDLITIFDSSDLSFAIQCSRILKLTLFVNGQPRPLESSQVKYLRRELIELRNKVNRLLDSLEPPGEPGPSTSIPENDTVDGREEKPAASDSSGKQSTQVMAASMSAFDPLKNQDEINKNVMSAFGLTDDQVSGPPSAPTEDRSGTPDSIASSSSAAHPAAVQPQQPPYTGAQTQAGQMYQQYQQQAGYSAQQPQAPPQQYGVQYSASYSQQTGPQQPQQFQGYGQQPTSQAPAPAFSGQPQQLPAQPPQQYQASTYPPQTYTTQTSQPANYTVPPGSQPGMAPSQPGAYQPRPGFTPSPASTMAPPSSGANPYARNRPPFGQGYAQPGPGYR; encoded by the exons ATGAACGGACAGTTGGACCTAAGTGGGAAGCTGATTATCAAAGCTCAACTTGGGGAAGATATCCGACGAATTCCCATTCATAATGAAGACATTACTTACGATGAATTAGTGCTAATGATGCAGCGAGTCTTCAGAGGAAAGCTTCTGAGTAATGATGAAGTTACAATAAAGTATAAGGATGAAG ATGGAGATCTTATAACAATTTTTGATAGTTCTGACCTTTCCTTTGCAATTCAGTGTAGTAGAATACTGAAACTGACATTATTTG ttaatgGCCAGCCAAGACCTCTTGAATCAAGTCAGGTGAAATATCTTCGTCGAGAACTGATAGAACTTCGAAATAAAGTGAATCGCTTATTGGATAGCTTAGAGCCACCTGGAGAACCAGGACCTTCCACCAGTATTCCTGAAAATG ATACTGTGGATGGTAGGGAAGAGAAGCCTGCTGCTTCTGACTCTTCTGGGAAACAGTCAACTCAGGTTATGGCAGCAAGTATGTCAGCTTTTGATCCTCTGAAAAACCAAGATGAAATCAACAAAAATGTCATGTCAGCCTTTGGATTAACAGATGACCAGGTTTCAG GCCCACCCAGTGCTCCTACAGAAGACCGCTCCGGAACACCTGACAGcattgcttcttcctcctcagcaGCACACCCAGCAGCAGTTCAGCCACAGCAGCCTCCCTATACAGGAGCTCAGACACAAGCAG GTCAGATGTACCAGCAGTACCAGCAGCAGGCTGGCTACAGTGCCCAGCAGCCTCAGGCCCCTCCTCAGCAGTATGGTGTTCAGTACTCAG CTAGTTACAGCCAGCAGACTGGACCCCAACAACCTCAGCAGTTCCAGGGATATGGCCAACAACCAACTTCCCAGGCACCGGCTCCTGCCTTTTCTGGCCAGCCACAACAACTGCCTGCTCAACCACCACAGCAGTACCAGGCGAGCACTTACCCTCCACAAACTTATACTACCCAAACATCTCAACCTGCCAACTATACTGTTCCCCCTGGCTCTCAGCCTGGAATGGCTCCAAGCCAACCTGGTGCTTACCAACCAAGACCAGGTTTCACACCATCTCCTGCAAGTACCATGGCCCCTCCTTCCAGTGGGGCTAACCCTTATGCTCGTAACCGTCCTCCTTTTGGTCAGGGGTATGCCCAACCTGGACCTGGTTATCGATAA